Part of the Clostridium sporogenes genome, AATTGATAATGAGCTGATGGTTTACAACTTTGAAAATCTAAGGACTTTCTTATGCCTATTACTAATGTATTTTTACCTTTAAAATACATTTCATTTGGAGTTCTATCTTTCCTCCCTGTTACTCTTCCTGTTTTTGAATATTTTATTTCTATATTTTTATTTTTTAACTCTTTTAAAATTTCTTTTCCTCTATCATATTCTAAAGCTTTTTCTTCAAATATAACTGTTTGGGGAATAAACATACTATCACTCCTTAATTATAGTATGCAATTTATTTCTAAAGTATATGTAACAACATTATATAATACCTATATAAATAAACTTATAAAAAGTGTGCCTGAAAATAAATTCAATTTTAATATAGTAAAAATAAAAAAATACACGCAATAAATCATATGAATAAGCTATAGTAGTTATCAATCTTTCGTAATTAAAAATTGCTTTAATTTATCACAGGACGTGACAAGCTGGTAGTGAAGCCAATGACGTCACCTCCACCGGATAGGAAAATTTTAATAAGTCCAGATTGAGAACTTCTTAGCGAAATTAGCTGGTTTATGAGTGCATTTTTTATATTTGCAGTTTTAAAATTAAATCTATTTTATTTCTTAGTTCCTCTTTTTATAATTTTATCCACAGGTTTATAAAAATCAGTATATAACAATTCTTTTTTTACAACACTATCATTTTCTACTGTACTTTTATAAACTTTAACCTTATATCCTGTATGAGCTTCCTGTACTATTTCTGTTTTGCCTAATGGAATATTGGAATCATCAATATATTGCTCTTTAGGAGTTACAGTTTCATATATTTCAGAACTTATATTATATGTCTTGTTTTTTAAAGAGCTATTAGAATATATATTAAAAATTACATTTGCTCCATCTGTTATTCCTTCTATATATATAGGATATTTCAATATGTTTTTAAATTTATAGTCTATATTACCATAATCTATTGTAGCATCCATTCCTATAGGAACATAGGTAGATGGAAATGTATGACAGACTCTTTCTGTGGCATTTATATTTGCCTTTAACATAGCATTATATAATGTACCTGATACTTGACAGATACCTCCACCTAATCCTGATTCTATTTTGTTCCCAACAATAACAGGTGCTCCCTGATATCCTCTTTCTGCTGTTCTTGGTCCTACAGTATTATTAAAACTAAAACTTTCTCCAGGCATTAGTAAAGTTCCATCAATAGCCTTTGTTGATATTTCTATGTTGTTTGCTCTTTGTGGTGAAGATATAGATCCATAATTAGTAGTATATGATGATATATTTGAATTTACCGTTTCTAATTGTTTCTTTTTTATTTTAGCTTCCTGTGTCTTTACGGGAGCCTTTTCATTTATATCTTTTAAATTTTTACCATCCATCTTAGAATATAATATTTTCTTTAGCTTATCTTTTTCTAATTTAGATCCTTTTTTATCCTCAACTATTGATATTGAACCTTTATTTACATTGATTTTAGCATTTTCAGCTTCTTTATTTATATCTTTTTCTATAGAATCTATAAATCCATCCATAGCTTTTTTATCATAAGAAAACTTTAATGGATAGTTTTGTACACTTTTAGACTTAATTATTTTATATTGACTAAATATATTTAAGTCTTTTCCATAATTATAAGCATTATTTATAGTTTCTTGTATATCATATGTAGGATTCAATTTAGCATAGGATAAATCATATTTTTTATTATTCCAAGTTATATTTATATTTTTCTTAACTATAGTTTTTGAGTATTTAGTTTCTATTATATTTTTAGCTTCATTTTTAGTTTTCGCTGTTAAGTCTATGCCTTCTATAGAAACCCCTGGATAAATAACACTATCAAATTCAGTCACTTCTTTATAAATATAATAAAATACTCCAAACAAAATTGCCATTAATAAGAAAATAAGAGTTAATACTCCTTTAGCTTTTTTACTCTTCACACAAAATCACCTCATTAACTAATATTAAAATTATACTATAAAAATATATAACTTTAAATAAAAACCCTATGAATTTTATTATTAATTAATATTTATTATTAATTAATCTATATAAAAATAAGCCCTCTCAAAATAAAATTAAATCTATTTTAAGAGGGCTTATTCTAAAAACTTAATTGTATTATTAATTAATTTATAATTACTATTATTTTGAATAAAGATTAAATACTACACTACCATTGCTTGTATAAGCCTCTATATAAACGGGGCTTTGTAAATTATTTCTAAATTTATAATCTATATTGCCATAATCTACAGTGGCATCCATACCTTGTGGTACATAATGCACTGGTTTGGTATGGTGAGATCTTTCTACAGATTCTAATTTAGAGCTTGCTACAGCATTGAATAAAGTTGAAGAAACTTGACATACTCCTCCACCTAATCCATTTTCTATTTTTTCACCTACTATAACCGGTGCTGCTTGATACCCCTTTTCTGCTGTTCTTTCACCTACAACTCCATTAAAACTAAACACATCTCCTGGCATTAATATTTTACCATTTATAGCACTTGTAGATGTAGCTATATTGTTTGCTCTTTGAGATGAAGATATAGATCCATAATGACTTGAATAAGATCCTATCATTCTACCTATCCCTTGTAGCTTGTCTTCTGTAATTCTAGGCGTCACTGTTTTCATTACAGCTTTTTCTGTTATATCACTAGATATATCATTATTTATTTTAGGAATCAGATCTTTCTTTAATTTATCTTTATCTAATTTTTCTCCATTTTTATGAGATATAACACCAAAGCCACCTCCATCTAAAGCTAAGGATGCGTCTATAGGACTTATATTCATATCCTTTTCTATTTTGTTCATTAATGATTCTACTACCTTCTTATCATATTTAAAATTTATAGAATAATTTTTAGGAGTTTTATTTTTTATCAAACTATACCTTTTAAAGATTATTAAATTTTTCCCATAAGCTTCTGCATCTCTTAATACATTGTCTAAATTACTTGTAGGTTTTAAGTCAGAATACTTTAATGTATAAGTCTTATCCTTAACTTTTACATTAATATTCTTACCCAGTAATTTATTCCAATACTTTTCTTGTACAATCTTTTTTGCTTCCTCTTTAGTTTTTCCGGATAAATCTACACCTTCTACAGAAACCCCTGGATAAATTAAATTATTATAAAATTTTATATTATTATATTGATATGTTGCAAAAGCAGATAACGTTAGCAATATTGCAACTGATAAGGTAATTAATGCTATTTTCATTGGTTTTAATTTTTTCTTTCTTCTATCTTTTCTTGACTTAACCAAATATATCACCTCTCTAAAGTCCATAAATATTATACTACAAAAGACATAAATTTCCTATGGATTAATAAGTTCTTTGCAATGAATATTTTAAAATACTAAATTTTAGTATATACTTGGAAGTAATAAAAGTATATTTTTAGGGAGTGTTTATATGGATTACCACAAAAAACTTATATTGAATTATTTAAAAAATATATTAACTATTCCAAGTCCAACAGGCTTTACTAATCATATAACAAATTATCTAAAAAAAGAATTAGATACTATTGGTATACAATATAAAATAACAAATAAAGGTTCCATAATAGTTACCTTAGAAGGAGAAGATAAAAGCTTTGAGCGAACCTTATCTGCTCATATGGATACCCTCGGTGCTATGGTTAAAAACATAAATGATAACGGAACATTATCCATAGTTCCATTAGGTGGATTTATGATGAATTCTATTGAAAGTGAAAATTGTAGTATCCACACACTAAATGATGAAGTTTATTCTGGAACAATACAAACTATAAAACCTTCCGTTCATATTCATGGTAAAGAAGCTTATGATTTAAAGCGTTCTCCTGAGAACATGGAAGTAATATTAGATGAAAAAATATTTTCCAAAAAGGATGTAGAAAATTTAAACATAAACATAGGAGATTTTATCTCCTTTGATACAAGAAATATATTTACTGAAAATGGTTTTATAAAAAGCAGACATTTAGATGATAAAGCATCTTTAGCCATTCTTCTTTATGCTATAAAATATATTCATGTAAATAATCTGCCATTATCTTGTACTACTAATTTCTTATTTAGTAACTATGAAGAAGTAGGTCATGGAGCTAGTTACATACTCAAAAATACAAAAGAATTTATTGCTGTAGATATGGGTGCCCCTGGAGAAAATCAAAACTCCTCTGAATATAGTGTATGCATATGTGCAAAAGATTCCACAGGTCCCTATGATTTAGATTTCAGGAAAAACTTAATTAATATATGTAAAACTAGCAATATCCCTTATAAAATAGATATATATCCTTCTTACGGATCTGATGCAAGTGCTGCTTTAAAAGCAGGTTTCGATATAAAAACTGCTTTAATAGGCCCTGGAGTATATGCCTCACATGCCTATGAAAGAACCCATATGGATTCAATACTAGCCACATTAGATCTAATAATAAAATACTGTGTATCTTAATATTTAAAATCCACCTCCTTTAATTTTAAAAATTACACACTATTTAATTTGAAGATAATATATTAATATAAATTACTCTAATTTAATGTATTTTATTAAGGGGGAAAATATGTATCACACAGCCAATATTAAAAATACCAAAACTAAAAAATATAAAATATTATTTTTAATACCTATATTAATAATTTTAATAGCCATTAATGCAATAGGGTTTTATAATGGTAATTTAATATATGTTAGGGCATGCATAGAACCTTCTAGTAGAAACATCACTAACATGTACGATACCTATAAATCAACTTTTGATGAAGGACGTTTCAATACATTGAAAAAAGAAAACATAACTATAAACTCTAAATATGGTTATACTCTAAAAGGAACTTATATGGAAAACCCCCATAAGACTAAAAATTCTGTAGTTATAGTTCATGGTATCCGCTCCTCTCGTTGGGAATCAATGAAGTATGCAGATTTATACTTAGATAAAGGTTTTAATGTTTTAATATACGATTCTAGATATCATGGTTCGAGTGGTGGTTCTGATGTAACCTATGGATATTATGAGAAATATGATTTGGACCAATGCATTGATTGGCTAGAAAGAAAAAATCCTGGTGGGATTATAGGTGCTCATGGAGAATCTTTAGGTGCATCCACAATATTACTTCACTCTAAAATGAATTTATCTAAAAATAGAGTAAAATTTTATGTAGCAGACTGTCCCTATTCTAATTTAGAAGAGCTTTTAAAAAATAAGTTAAATGAAGAACTACACATTAATAATAAAATCATTACTGATTCATTATTATTCTATTCTGGTGTTTGTACCCTTTTAAAATCAAAGTTTCTCTATAGCAGTGTTTCTCCTATAGATTCTATAAAAACTGTACAAACACCTATAATGTTTATACATGGTGATAAAGATATTTATATACCTAAAAAAATGAGTGAAAAAATGTATAAAATAAAACCAGGAGTAAAAGAAATATATATTGCTCCTAATGCAGGTCATGCTCAAGCCTATTTATATAACAAGAAAGAATACAGAAAAAATTTATATAAATTTATAGATAAATACGTAAAAATTAACTAAACTATTTAAGGAAGGTGCTAAAATCATGAAAGCAGAGATACTTTGTGTAGGAACAGAATTATTATTAGGTGACATTGTAAATACAAATGCCCAATATATATCTAAAGAATTAGCTAATATGGGTATAGAGGTCTATCATCACTCTGTAATTGGAGATAATGAAGATAGATTATTAAAAGAACTTGAAAGAGCCTTTAATTATTGCGATTTAGTTATAACTACTGGGGGTTTAGGACCTACCAAGGATGATCTAACTAAAGAATCCATAGCTAAATTTTTTCAGGAAAATTTAATACTACATCAAGAATCCTTAAATCAAATAGAAAAAAGACTATTATGTTTTAATAAATCTATGACAGAAAGTAATAAAAAACAAGCTTACTTTCCTAAAAATTGTACAATACTAGAAAATCCTAATGGGACCGCGCCAGGATTTATAATAGAAAAAAATAGTAAAATAGCTATAATACTGCCTGGTCCTCCTTATGAAATGCAACCTATGTTTGAAAACAAAGTAATACCTTATTTAGGTAAACTAACAAATTATACTATAAAATCTAAAGTTTTAAGAATAACAGGCATAGGAGAAAGTGATGTAGCAGATTTAATAAGTGATATTTTAGAAAATCAAACTAATCCTACAGTAGCTCCCTATGCCAAACAAGGAGAAACTACATTAAGAATTACCGCTAATGCAGATTCTGAAGAAAAAGCCCTAAGTTTAATAAGCCCTGTAGAAGAAAAAATAAGAGAAATACTAGGAGATAATATATATGGTTCTGGTGAAACTTCATTAGAAGAAGTTATTGCTAATACTCTTATAAAAAGAAACTTAACTATAGCTACAGCAGAATCTTGTACTGGTGGTTTACTAGCAGGAAAACTTATAAACTTTCCTGGTATATCATCTATATTTTTAGAAGGGGCTATAACTTATAGCAATGAATCTAAAATAAATAGATTAAATGTAAAAAAAGAAACTTTAGAAAAATATACAGCTGTAAGTAAAGAAGCGGCCCTAGAGATGGCTGAGGGTATAGCAAAATCTTCAGGTACAAATATAGGAATATCTACTACAGGGGTAGCAGGTCCTGGTGGTGGAACCTATGATAAACCTATAGGCTTAGTTTACATAGGTCTTTATATAAACGGAAAAACCTTTGTTAAAGAATTAAACTATTCTGGTAATAGACAGTTTATAAGAAATATAACTGTAACTAGAGCTCTAGACTTTTTAAGAAGAAGCTTAGAATAAGTAAATTGTAACTTAACACCCTTTAAAGGTTAAAACAAGAAAATATAATTATAGATTTTACATAACAAAGTAAAGTAAAATCTTCCTTTTCTCTCTTGCTTCACAGGAAATTTTCTTTAAAAAGTTATACTAGCTTACTGTGATTTAAAAAATAGGGATATGGGGTATAAAAGGCATTTGAACAAGATCAGAGATTCTTAATTGTTTTTTCAAAATATATGTATGTTTCAAATTATTGTCCTAACGGATTAGTGAGTTATAATTTGAAACCATATATTTTAAGAAAAAACAAATTAGAATCTCTTATGGTCGTGAGTTGACTTTTTAACCACATATCCCTTTTTTAAATCACAGATAGTATAACACTCTTCTAAGTTATAATTTTGATAATCCCATTTCTAAGGCTACTTTTTTTACTTCCTCTGCTACAACCTGTGCTACTCTTTTATCAAAGGCTCCTGGTATTATGTACTCTTCATTTAGTTCATTATCCTGTACCAAAGAGGCTATAGCCTTAGATGCTGCTAGTTTCATTTCTTCATTTATAACTTTAGATCTTACATCTAATGCACCTCTAAAAATTCCTGGAAATACTAATACATTATTTATTTGATTTGGGAAATCAGATCTTCCTGTAGCTATTACCCTTGCTCCTGCCTTTTTTGCTTTATCTGGCATTATTTCTGGAGTTGGGTTTGCCATAGCAAATACTATAGAATCATTATTCATAGTAGTTACCATTTCTTCTGTAAGTA contains:
- a CDS encoding VanW family protein; its protein translation is MKSKKAKGVLTLIFLLMAILFGVFYYIYKEVTEFDSVIYPGVSIEGIDLTAKTKNEAKNIIETKYSKTIVKKNINITWNNKKYDLSYAKLNPTYDIQETINNAYNYGKDLNIFSQYKIIKSKSVQNYPLKFSYDKKAMDGFIDSIEKDINKEAENAKINVNKGSISIVEDKKGSKLEKDKLKKILYSKMDGKNLKDINEKAPVKTQEAKIKKKQLETVNSNISSYTTNYGSISSPQRANNIEISTKAIDGTLLMPGESFSFNNTVGPRTAERGYQGAPVIVGNKIESGLGGGICQVSGTLYNAMLKANINATERVCHTFPSTYVPIGMDATIDYGNIDYKFKNILKYPIYIEGITDGANVIFNIYSNSSLKNKTYNISSEIYETVTPKEQYIDDSNIPLGKTEIVQEAHTGYKVKVYKSTVENDSVVKKELLYTDFYKPVDKIIKRGTKK
- a CDS encoding VanW family protein, which encodes MVKSRKDRRKKKLKPMKIALITLSVAILLTLSAFATYQYNNIKFYNNLIYPGVSVEGVDLSGKTKEEAKKIVQEKYWNKLLGKNINVKVKDKTYTLKYSDLKPTSNLDNVLRDAEAYGKNLIIFKRYSLIKNKTPKNYSINFKYDKKVVESLMNKIEKDMNISPIDASLALDGGGFGVISHKNGEKLDKDKLKKDLIPKINNDISSDITEKAVMKTVTPRITEDKLQGIGRMIGSYSSHYGSISSSQRANNIATSTSAINGKILMPGDVFSFNGVVGERTAEKGYQAAPVIVGEKIENGLGGGVCQVSSTLFNAVASSKLESVERSHHTKPVHYVPQGMDATVDYGNIDYKFRNNLQSPVYIEAYTSNGSVVFNLYSK
- a CDS encoding M42 family metallopeptidase — its product is MDYHKKLILNYLKNILTIPSPTGFTNHITNYLKKELDTIGIQYKITNKGSIIVTLEGEDKSFERTLSAHMDTLGAMVKNINDNGTLSIVPLGGFMMNSIESENCSIHTLNDEVYSGTIQTIKPSVHIHGKEAYDLKRSPENMEVILDEKIFSKKDVENLNINIGDFISFDTRNIFTENGFIKSRHLDDKASLAILLYAIKYIHVNNLPLSCTTNFLFSNYEEVGHGASYILKNTKEFIAVDMGAPGENQNSSEYSVCICAKDSTGPYDLDFRKNLINICKTSNIPYKIDIYPSYGSDASAALKAGFDIKTALIGPGVYASHAYERTHMDSILATLDLIIKYCVS
- a CDS encoding alpha/beta hydrolase, which produces MYHTANIKNTKTKKYKILFLIPILIILIAINAIGFYNGNLIYVRACIEPSSRNITNMYDTYKSTFDEGRFNTLKKENITINSKYGYTLKGTYMENPHKTKNSVVIVHGIRSSRWESMKYADLYLDKGFNVLIYDSRYHGSSGGSDVTYGYYEKYDLDQCIDWLERKNPGGIIGAHGESLGASTILLHSKMNLSKNRVKFYVADCPYSNLEELLKNKLNEELHINNKIITDSLLFYSGVCTLLKSKFLYSSVSPIDSIKTVQTPIMFIHGDKDIYIPKKMSEKMYKIKPGVKEIYIAPNAGHAQAYLYNKKEYRKNLYKFIDKYVKIN
- a CDS encoding competence/damage-inducible protein A — translated: MKAEILCVGTELLLGDIVNTNAQYISKELANMGIEVYHHSVIGDNEDRLLKELERAFNYCDLVITTGGLGPTKDDLTKESIAKFFQENLILHQESLNQIEKRLLCFNKSMTESNKKQAYFPKNCTILENPNGTAPGFIIEKNSKIAIILPGPPYEMQPMFENKVIPYLGKLTNYTIKSKVLRITGIGESDVADLISDILENQTNPTVAPYAKQGETTLRITANADSEEKALSLISPVEEKIREILGDNIYGSGETSLEEVIANTLIKRNLTIATAESCTGGLLAGKLINFPGISSIFLEGAITYSNESKINRLNVKKETLEKYTAVSKEAALEMAEGIAKSSGTNIGISTTGVAGPGGGTYDKPIGLVYIGLYINGKTFVKELNYSGNRQFIRNITVTRALDFLRRSLE